The following proteins come from a genomic window of Salvia hispanica cultivar TCC Black 2014 chromosome 4, UniMelb_Shisp_WGS_1.0, whole genome shotgun sequence:
- the LOC125223637 gene encoding 60S ribosomal protein L9 codes for MKTILSSDTMDIPDGIKIKVKAKVIEVEGPRGTLSKNFKHLNLDFQLITDEETGKKKLKIDAWFGSRKTTASIRTALSHVNNLINGVTKGYRYKMRFVYAHFPINASITNNGTAIEIRNFLGEKKVRKVDMLEGVSIVRSEKVKDELVLEGNDIELVSRSCALINQKCHVKNKDIRKFLDGIYVSEKGAIATEE; via the exons ATGAAGACAATCCTGTCGTCGGACACCATGGATATTCCCGATGGCATCAAGATCAAGGTGAAGGCGAAGGTGATCGAAGTGGAGGGGCCCAGGGGCACGCTATCGAAGAATTTCAAGCATTTGAACCTCGATTTCCAGCTCATCACCGACGAGGAGACCGGGAAGAAGAAGCTGAAGATCGACGCCTGGTTCGGAAGCCGGAAAACCACCGCCTCCATCCGTACCGCGCTCAGCCACGTCAACAACCTCATCAACGGTGTGACCAAGGGATACCGCTACAAGATGAGATTCGTGTATGCTCATTTTCCTATCAATGCCTCCATCACTAACAACGGCACCGCTATTGAGATCCGTAACTTTCTCGGAGAGAAGAAG GTGAGGAAGGTTGATATGCTTGAGGGAGTGTCGATCGTGCGATCTGAGAAGGTGAAGGATGAGTTGGTGTTGGAGGGTAACGACATTGAGCTCGTTTCTAGGTCTTGCGCCTTGATTAACCAG AAATGCCATGTTAAGAACAAGGATATCAGGAAGTTCCTTGACGGTATCTATGTTAGCGAGAAGGGAGCCATTGCAACTGAGGAATGA